One Clostridium estertheticum DNA segment encodes these proteins:
- a CDS encoding substrate-binding domain-containing protein: protein MFKIILLIETFLVLFFSVGCVSTDIATVEKKKTIAVIVKTKGNDFWKTVMLGAEAAAKEFDVNVEFTCPPNEKDADGQIEQVNRVINKKVDAIVLAACDYEKLVPVTEKAIDKGIPVVIIDSELNSSKISSFIATDNKEAGNLAGQKLLEIAGEQCNVVVMSFVKGTATANQREKGLFEVINKHPGIKVLDIQYCYSEAEIAREQTKMVIKKYDKIDAIVALNGPAAMGVADAIQNMNLQGKVKVIGFDSTHEEIDFMEADVIQATIVQNPFNMGYLGVKSVLEVLNEKSVPKNVDTGSKVIDKKNMYTPENQKLLFPFVN from the coding sequence ATGTTTAAGATAATTTTATTAATAGAAACATTTCTTGTTTTGTTTTTTAGTGTAGGGTGTGTAAGTACAGATATAGCAACCGTGGAGAAGAAAAAAACTATTGCAGTGATTGTAAAAACTAAGGGTAACGATTTTTGGAAAACTGTAATGCTTGGAGCAGAAGCTGCTGCAAAGGAATTCGATGTAAATGTGGAGTTTACTTGTCCGCCAAATGAAAAAGATGCAGACGGGCAAATTGAACAAGTAAATCGTGTAATTAATAAAAAAGTAGACGCAATTGTTCTTGCCGCCTGTGATTACGAAAAACTTGTCCCTGTAACAGAAAAAGCAATTGACAAAGGGATACCTGTAGTAATTATCGATTCAGAACTCAATTCTTCTAAAATATCAAGCTTTATTGCAACAGATAATAAGGAGGCAGGAAATCTAGCAGGACAAAAGCTTTTAGAGATAGCTGGAGAACAGTGTAATGTAGTAGTTATGAGTTTTGTAAAAGGCACAGCCACTGCAAACCAAAGGGAGAAAGGTCTTTTTGAAGTAATAAATAAACATCCTGGTATTAAGGTATTGGATATACAATATTGCTATTCAGAAGCAGAAATTGCAAGAGAGCAAACAAAAATGGTTATAAAAAAATATGATAAAATTGATGCAATAGTAGCGCTGAATGGTCCTGCTGCAATGGGGGTAGCGGATGCGATACAAAATATGAATTTGCAAGGAAAAGTTAAAGTGATTGGATTTGACAGCACTCACGAAGAGATTGACTTTATGGAAGCGGATGTAATACAAGCAACAATAGTACAAAATCCCTTTAATATGGGCTATTTAGGGGTGAAAAGTGTTTTAGAAGTTTTAAATGAAAAGTCGGTTCCTAAAAATGTGGATACGGGTTCAAAAGTAATAGATAAAAAAAACATGTATACGCCAGAAAATCAAAAGTTACTTTTTCCTTTTGTAAATTGA
- a CDS encoding sugar ABC transporter ATP-binding protein, which yields MGEVIVSMEGIEKYFPGVHALNQCKFELRTGEVHALLGENGAGKSTMMKILTGVYRKDDGTIFYKGKEVDIQGPKDAQELGIAIVHQELNLMPHLTIAQNIFIGREIIKGTKFILNEKGINEMTQKLFDRMHLDLDPRTKVADISVAKQQMVEIARALSFKAEVIIMDEPTAALADSEIEELFRMIYELRDSGVGIVYISHRMEELKKICDRVTVMRDGCYIDTVKMKDVTVDQIIHMMVGRAIYDTVKPCIGDCSTEVVLEVKNLNRGRMIKNVSFHLNKGEILGFSGLMGSGRTEVARVIFGADNIESGEIFIKGNKVHIKSPGDAVKHGIGYLSEDRKRYGLTVGMDVESNIVLSTFNKFIGPFGWVNASKTKDIAEEMVVNLGIKTPSISQKVKFLSGGNQQKVVIGKWLTRDSEILIFDEPTRGIDIGAKSEIYKLLNDLVAKGKSIIMISSELPEILRMSHRIMVMCEGRITGELTAAEATQKLIMQYATKRE from the coding sequence ATGGGTGAAGTTATAGTTTCAATGGAAGGGATAGAAAAATATTTTCCAGGTGTTCATGCACTTAATCAATGTAAATTTGAATTGCGAACAGGAGAGGTACATGCATTGCTTGGAGAAAATGGTGCGGGTAAGTCTACCATGATGAAAATTTTGACCGGTGTATATAGGAAAGATGATGGTACAATTTTTTATAAAGGTAAGGAAGTTGATATTCAGGGGCCAAAGGATGCGCAGGAGTTAGGAATTGCAATTGTTCATCAAGAATTGAATCTTATGCCACATCTTACTATAGCACAAAACATTTTCATAGGACGTGAAATCATAAAAGGAACCAAGTTCATATTAAATGAAAAGGGAATAAATGAAATGACCCAGAAATTATTTGATCGAATGCATCTTGATTTAGATCCTCGTACGAAGGTTGCAGATATTTCTGTTGCAAAACAACAGATGGTAGAAATTGCAAGGGCACTTTCCTTTAAGGCAGAGGTTATTATTATGGACGAACCAACAGCAGCTTTGGCGGATTCAGAAATAGAAGAACTCTTTCGCATGATTTATGAACTCCGTGATAGTGGAGTTGGAATTGTATATATATCTCATCGAATGGAGGAACTAAAAAAAATATGCGATCGTGTTACTGTTATGCGTGATGGATGTTATATAGATACAGTAAAAATGAAAGATGTTACTGTAGACCAAATTATTCATATGATGGTAGGTAGAGCAATTTATGATACTGTCAAACCTTGCATAGGTGATTGTAGTACAGAAGTTGTATTAGAGGTTAAAAATCTAAATAGAGGTCGTATGATTAAAAATGTAAGTTTTCATTTAAATAAAGGCGAAATATTAGGATTTTCAGGTCTTATGGGGTCTGGGCGTACAGAGGTAGCACGTGTGATTTTTGGCGCAGATAATATAGAGTCAGGAGAAATTTTTATAAAAGGTAACAAAGTTCACATCAAGTCACCTGGTGATGCAGTTAAACATGGAATAGGTTATCTTTCAGAAGATCGTAAACGATATGGTCTTACTGTTGGAATGGATGTAGAATCTAACATTGTTCTTTCAACTTTCAATAAATTTATAGGCCCTTTTGGTTGGGTAAATGCTTCTAAAACTAAAGATATAGCAGAAGAAATGGTTGTAAATCTTGGGATTAAAACACCTAGTATTTCGCAAAAAGTAAAATTTTTATCCGGAGGAAATCAGCAAAAGGTGGTAATTGGTAAGTGGCTTACCCGGGATAGTGAAATTTTGATATTCGATGAACCTACCCGTGGTATTGATATAGGGGCAAAGAGCGAGATTTATAAGCTACTTAACGACTTAGTAGCTAAGGGCAAGTCAATTATAATGATATCATCTGAGTTACCTGAAATATTGCGTATGAGCCATCGTATTATGGTGATGTGTGAAGGGCGGATTACAGGAGAGCTAACTGCAGCAGAAGCTACGCAAAAACTTATTATGCAATATGCTACAAAGCGTGAGTAA
- a CDS encoding ABC transporter permease, whose protein sequence is MKSTIVESKFIRKEILAGGVTTQKLLAFGSLIAIFIAFSVVSPNFAKFDNIVGILLATAVTGILAVGITFVVITSGIDLSIGTVMAFSAVCAGLFITNMKLPIFVGVLGGIAAGGLCGFLNGTAIAKAKIPPFIATLGMMMITKGLSLVLSNARPIYFNDTPAFTKISTGTVFGIPNAVLIFFVVAIIASLILSKTVLGRYTVAIGSNEDAARLSGINVDKWKIIIYTLCGIFAGIAGIIMAARLNSAQPALGAGYEMDAIAAAVIGGTSLSGGEGTILGTVIGAFIISVLTNGLRIMSVPQEWQTVITGCIVILAVYMDIKRRRK, encoded by the coding sequence ATGAAAAGTACAATAGTTGAAAGTAAATTTATTAGAAAAGAAATCCTAGCTGGTGGCGTTACCACACAGAAGCTTCTGGCATTTGGTAGTTTAATTGCAATATTTATAGCATTTTCTGTTGTATCACCAAACTTTGCTAAGTTTGATAATATAGTTGGAATTCTGCTTGCAACAGCAGTTACAGGTATATTAGCTGTTGGAATTACTTTTGTAGTTATTACTAGTGGTATTGATTTATCAATTGGTACGGTAATGGCGTTCTCAGCAGTTTGTGCTGGTTTGTTTATAACTAATATGAAACTTCCTATTTTTGTAGGAGTTCTAGGAGGCATAGCGGCTGGTGGATTATGCGGGTTCTTGAATGGTACAGCTATAGCGAAGGCAAAAATACCACCTTTTATTGCAACTTTGGGCATGATGATGATAACAAAGGGTCTTTCACTGGTGTTATCAAATGCAAGGCCAATATATTTTAATGACACACCTGCTTTTACAAAGATTTCTACTGGGACAGTTTTTGGAATTCCAAATGCAGTTTTAATATTCTTTGTAGTTGCTATAATAGCAAGTTTAATCCTATCAAAAACAGTACTTGGTAGATATACTGTGGCAATTGGAAGCAATGAAGATGCAGCAAGATTATCTGGCATCAATGTAGATAAATGGAAAATAATAATATATACGCTTTGTGGAATTTTTGCGGGAATAGCCGGAATTATAATGGCGGCTCGTTTAAATTCAGCACAACCTGCTTTAGGAGCTGGTTATGAAATGGATGCAATTGCAGCAGCAGTTATAGGCGGTACTTCACTTAGTGGTGGGGAAGGAACTATACTCGGTACAGTAATTGGAGCATTTATTATCTCAGTACTTACAAATGGGCTTAGAATAATGTCTGTTCCACAGGAATGGCAAACTGTAATTACTGGTTGCATTGTTATTTTGGCAGTTTATATGGACATTAAACGTCGAAGAAAATAA
- a CDS encoding ABC transporter substrate-binding protein, which yields MKKLFSVTLSLVMAASIFSGCGQKQAEVATTTPSETPAKTEKIYIPVISKGFQHQFWQAVKQGAEKAAKQYNVEITFEGPETETMVDKQVEMLQVALGKKPSAICLAALDSKALIPLLEKAKEQNIPVIGFDSGVESTIPVTTCATDNKAASAVAADKMAELIGGKGEIAMVVHSQTSSTGVDRRDGFVNQIKAKYPDIKIVDIQYGDGDQLKSTDLAKTIFQAHPNLKGFFGTNEGSAVGVLNAVKELKKENKVVIVGYDSGKPQMDGIKSGVQAGAITQDPIGIGFKAVEAAVKAIKGEKLEKTIDTGFHWYDKKNIDNEDIKALLYN from the coding sequence ATGAAGAAATTATTTTCTGTTACTTTAAGTTTAGTTATGGCGGCGTCTATATTTAGTGGCTGTGGACAAAAGCAAGCAGAGGTGGCAACAACAACACCTTCAGAAACACCAGCAAAGACTGAGAAAATTTATATTCCTGTTATTTCAAAAGGCTTCCAACATCAATTTTGGCAAGCTGTAAAACAAGGAGCTGAAAAGGCTGCAAAACAATACAATGTGGAAATTACTTTTGAGGGACCAGAAACAGAAACTATGGTTGATAAACAAGTAGAAATGTTACAGGTGGCATTAGGAAAGAAACCAAGCGCAATATGTTTAGCTGCATTAGACAGTAAAGCTTTGATTCCACTATTGGAGAAAGCAAAAGAACAAAACATTCCAGTTATTGGTTTTGATTCGGGCGTAGAAAGTACAATTCCAGTTACAACTTGTGCTACAGATAATAAAGCTGCATCAGCAGTTGCAGCAGATAAAATGGCTGAACTTATAGGTGGTAAAGGTGAAATTGCTATGGTTGTTCATAGTCAAACAAGTTCTACAGGCGTTGATCGTCGTGATGGATTTGTAAATCAAATTAAAGCAAAATATCCTGATATTAAAATTGTTGATATACAATACGGTGATGGAGACCAGCTTAAATCTACAGATCTTGCAAAAACAATTTTCCAAGCACATCCAAACTTAAAGGGATTTTTCGGAACAAATGAAGGATCGGCAGTGGGAGTTTTGAATGCAGTTAAAGAGTTAAAGAAAGAAAATAAAGTTGTAATTGTTGGTTATGATTCTGGTAAACCTCAAATGGATGGCATTAAAAGTGGAGTTCAAGCAGGTGCAATTACACAAGATCCGATTGGTATTGGTTTCAAAGCGGTTGAAGCTGCTGTAAAGGCAATCAAAGGCGAAAAGTTAGAAAAAACTATAGATACTGGATTCCATTGGTATGATAAGAAAAACATAGATAATGAAGACATAAAAGCTTTGTTATATAATTAA
- a CDS encoding LacI family DNA-binding transcriptional regulator: MGATIKDISKSTGLSLGTISKFINGGTVLEKNKIIIQQAIEKMDFKVNELARALKTSKTMTIGVLIPSLENIFCTCVVSNIENILLKNGYSTIICDYQDNLLLEKEKLNFLMNKRVDGMIIVPLSEIEEEIEKIIQSKIPIILIDRMLELSRCDMVLVDNLNASYEAVEHLIVNEHKRIGIISGPKEVYTAQERLKGYVRVHEDYSMKIDDELVKYGDYKLESGYEKLIEFLSMDFPPTAVYVTNYYMTLGAMIAINEKNLRIPEDLSIIGFDNLEMARIFKPALSIVVQPMKQIAETSANLLLKRLSGDYNGFPHIERLKARVLLQQSVKSLI; the protein is encoded by the coding sequence ATGGGAGCAACAATTAAAGATATATCCAAAAGTACGGGGTTATCTCTAGGCACGATTTCAAAATTTATTAATGGTGGAACCGTTCTTGAGAAAAATAAAATTATTATTCAACAAGCAATTGAAAAAATGGATTTTAAAGTAAATGAATTGGCTAGGGCACTTAAGACAAGTAAAACCATGACAATAGGGGTTTTAATTCCATCACTTGAAAATATTTTTTGTACATGTGTTGTATCTAATATAGAAAATATTCTTCTTAAAAACGGCTATTCAACGATTATATGTGATTATCAAGATAATCTACTTCTAGAAAAAGAAAAACTTAATTTTTTAATGAATAAAAGAGTGGATGGAATGATTATTGTTCCGCTATCTGAAATTGAAGAGGAAATTGAAAAAATAATACAAAGTAAAATTCCTATTATTCTAATTGATAGAATGTTAGAATTATCTCGGTGCGATATGGTATTAGTAGACAATTTGAACGCATCCTATGAAGCTGTGGAACATCTTATTGTAAACGAACACAAAAGGATTGGTATTATAAGTGGACCCAAGGAAGTGTATACTGCTCAAGAGAGGCTAAAAGGCTACGTAAGGGTGCATGAAGATTATTCTATGAAAATAGATGATGAGTTGGTTAAGTATGGAGATTATAAATTGGAAAGCGGATATGAGAAATTGATTGAATTTTTATCTATGGATTTCCCTCCTACAGCGGTATACGTAACTAATTATTATATGACGCTAGGAGCAATGATAGCAATCAATGAAAAAAATCTGAGAATTCCGGAAGATCTCTCCATTATAGGATTCGACAATCTTGAGATGGCTAGAATTTTCAAACCAGCCTTATCTATTGTAGTACAACCAATGAAACAAATTGCAGAAACCTCAGCAAATCTTTTATTAAAAAGGCTTTCTGGTGATTACAATGGCTTTCCACATATAGAGAGATTGAAAGCAAGAGTTCTATTGCAACAATCTGTGAAGTCTTTGATTTAA
- a CDS encoding RbsD/FucU family protein, translated as MLKHIPKILSPDLMKILLEMGHSDEIVIADGNFPASTCGKRLIRCDGHGVPEVLSAILEFFPLDTYSEHSVSLMQVVQGDITKPVIWQEYKDIVEKMEPTGLEFEFIERFEFYERAKNAYAVIATSEAALYANIILKKGVV; from the coding sequence ATGTTAAAGCATATTCCCAAAATACTATCTCCAGATTTGATGAAAATTTTATTGGAAATGGGTCACAGCGATGAAATTGTAATAGCAGATGGAAATTTTCCAGCAAGCACCTGTGGAAAAAGATTGATTAGATGTGATGGTCATGGGGTTCCAGAAGTTTTAAGTGCAATTTTAGAGTTTTTTCCTTTGGATACTTATTCAGAGCATTCTGTTTCCTTGATGCAGGTTGTACAGGGAGACATAACAAAACCAGTTATATGGCAGGAGTATAAGGATATTGTTGAAAAAATGGAGCCAACTGGTTTAGAATTTGAATTTATAGAACGTTTTGAGTTTTATGAGAGAGCTAAAAATGCATATGCAGTAATCGCAACTAGCGAAGCTGCTCTATATGCAAATATTATATTAAAAAAAGGTGTAGTATAA
- a CDS encoding L-fucose isomerase — protein sequence MMSNRLNGSLPKVGIRPILDGRRKGVRESLEEKTMSMAKALENLIKENLRYPSGEVVECVIADSTIGGVAEAARCAEKFARQGVGLTISVTPSWCYGTETTDMDPYMPKAIWGFNGTERPGAVYLAAALAGHSQKGLPAFGIYGHDVQEVNDSEIPEDVKIKLLQFTKAGLAVALMRGKSYLSLGSVSMGIAGSVVEPNFFQKYLGMRNEYVDMSEFIRRIEEGIYDKEEYEKALKWTKENCKEGKDTNKVEYVKNREQKDKDWETVVKMTLITRDLMVGNPKLAKLGFVEESEGHNAIASGFQGQRHWTDHFPNGDYMEAILCSSFDWNGIRESFVVATENDSLNAVSMLFGHLLTNTAQIFSDVRTYWSPEAVKRVTGKELTGIAKNGIIHLINSGATTLDATGKQSKDGKPAMKPFWEITEAELKKCLDSTKWDAAEFEYFRGGGFSSCFLTEGNMPVTMTRVNLIDGLGPVIQIAEGYTVELPEEIHSALNKRTSPSWPTTWFAPILNGEGAFKDVYSVMNNWGANHGAISYGHIGSDIITLAAMLRIPVCMHNVSEDRIFRPSTWNAFGTKDKEGADFRACENFGPLYGKK from the coding sequence ATAATGAGTAATAGACTAAATGGAAGTTTACCAAAAGTAGGAATAAGACCAATTCTTGATGGCCGTAGAAAAGGGGTAAGAGAATCTCTAGAAGAGAAGACAATGAGTATGGCAAAGGCACTAGAGAATCTTATAAAAGAAAATCTTAGGTATCCTAGTGGAGAAGTTGTAGAGTGCGTGATTGCTGATAGTACAATAGGTGGAGTTGCAGAGGCAGCAAGATGTGCAGAAAAATTTGCAAGGCAGGGAGTAGGTCTTACAATCAGTGTTACTCCAAGTTGGTGTTATGGAACAGAAACTACGGATATGGATCCTTATATGCCAAAGGCAATTTGGGGATTTAATGGAACAGAAAGACCTGGTGCTGTGTATTTGGCAGCTGCACTTGCGGGACATAGTCAGAAGGGACTACCTGCTTTTGGAATATATGGCCACGATGTTCAAGAAGTAAATGATAGTGAAATTCCAGAGGATGTAAAAATAAAACTTTTACAATTTACAAAAGCAGGATTAGCGGTTGCATTAATGAGGGGAAAATCTTACTTATCTTTAGGCAGCGTTTCAATGGGAATCGCAGGATCAGTAGTAGAACCAAATTTCTTCCAAAAATATCTTGGAATGAGAAATGAATATGTAGATATGTCAGAATTTATAAGAAGAATTGAAGAAGGTATATATGATAAAGAAGAATATGAAAAGGCTTTAAAGTGGACAAAAGAAAATTGTAAAGAGGGAAAAGATACAAATAAAGTTGAATATGTTAAGAATAGAGAACAAAAGGACAAAGATTGGGAAACAGTTGTAAAAATGACGCTGATTACAAGAGATTTAATGGTTGGAAATCCAAAGCTAGCAAAACTTGGATTTGTTGAAGAAAGTGAAGGACATAATGCAATAGCATCAGGGTTCCAAGGTCAAAGACATTGGACAGACCATTTTCCAAATGGAGATTATATGGAAGCAATCCTTTGTTCCTCTTTTGATTGGAATGGAATTAGAGAATCATTTGTAGTTGCAACAGAAAATGATAGTTTAAATGCAGTATCTATGCTGTTTGGTCATCTTTTAACCAATACAGCTCAAATATTCTCGGATGTCAGAACTTATTGGAGTCCAGAAGCTGTAAAGAGAGTAACCGGAAAAGAACTTACAGGTATTGCAAAAAATGGAATAATACATTTAATCAATTCTGGTGCTACAACTTTGGATGCCACAGGAAAGCAATCTAAAGACGGAAAACCAGCAATGAAACCATTTTGGGAAATTACTGAAGCAGAATTGAAGAAATGTCTAGATTCAACAAAATGGGATGCAGCAGAGTTTGAATATTTTAGAGGCGGCGGTTTTTCTTCTTGCTTCTTAACAGAAGGTAATATGCCTGTGACAATGACAAGAGTAAATCTAATTGATGGCCTAGGACCCGTTATTCAAATTGCAGAAGGATATACTGTAGAGCTACCAGAAGAAATACATTCTGCACTAAATAAACGTACAAGTCCATCTTGGCCTACCACTTGGTTTGCACCTATATTAAATGGCGAAGGTGCATTTAAAGATGTATATTCTGTAATGAATAATTGGGGTGCGAATCATGGAGCCATTAGTTATGGACACATAGGGTCAGATATTATCACTCTTGCAGCCATGCTTAGAATTCCAGTTTGTATGCATAATGTTTCTGAGGATAGAATCTTTAGGCCAAGTACTTGGAATGCATTTGGAACAAAGGATAAAGAAGGAGCAGATTTTAGAGCTTGTGAAAACTTCGGTCCGCTTTATGGTAAAAAATAA
- a CDS encoding ribulokinase has product MKSKKYSIGLDYGTQSGRAVLVEIKSGDEIATAIMAYSHGVIDEYLPGTDIKLQLDWALQDPDDYLEVLYNTVPRLLEVSKVRVEDIIGIGIDFTACTMMPVAKDGQVLCQKDEYRKNPHAWVKLWKHHAAQRQANKLNEIAEMRKEEFMQYYAGKMSSEWLMPKIYQILEEAPEIYEVTDRFMEASDWITMKLTGVDIRNTCTAGYKGLWNKKSGYPNKFFFKAVDSRLENIIEDKLNAEIRPIGSKAGSLISAMAKKMGLREGIAVAVGNVDAHVAVPAVNIVEEGKMLMVMGTSTCHLVLGKEEKFIEGVCGVVADGIIQNYYGYEAGQAAVGDIFQWFVANAMPKAYFEEAENKGIDIYCLLEEKAARLKPGQSGLLALDWWNGSRSVLMDSDLTGIILGYNILTKPEEVYRALVEATAFGTNRIVEAFNNGGVEIKELYACGGLAEKNKMLMQIYADVTNMEIRISDSAQTPALGAAIFGAVAAGKENGGYDTIFDAAKNMARLKENVYKPIASNVQIYKKLYIEYRKLHDYFGLGENNVMKTLKNLKKDTLD; this is encoded by the coding sequence ATGAAGAGTAAAAAATATAGTATTGGATTAGATTATGGAACTCAATCTGGACGAGCAGTTTTAGTGGAAATAAAGAGTGGTGATGAGATTGCAACAGCGATTATGGCCTATAGTCATGGCGTAATTGATGAATATTTGCCAGGAACGGATATTAAACTTCAATTGGATTGGGCACTTCAGGATCCTGATGATTATTTGGAGGTTTTATACAATACAGTGCCTCGTTTATTAGAAGTGTCAAAAGTAAGGGTAGAAGATATAATTGGTATAGGTATAGACTTTACAGCTTGCACCATGATGCCTGTAGCAAAGGATGGGCAAGTATTGTGTCAGAAGGACGAATATAGAAAAAATCCTCATGCTTGGGTGAAACTATGGAAACACCATGCAGCTCAAAGACAAGCAAATAAATTAAATGAGATAGCAGAAATGAGAAAAGAAGAATTTATGCAATATTATGCAGGAAAAATGTCCTCAGAATGGTTGATGCCTAAAATTTATCAAATTCTTGAGGAAGCACCAGAAATATATGAAGTGACAGACAGATTTATGGAAGCCTCGGACTGGATTACAATGAAGCTAACCGGCGTTGATATAAGAAACACTTGTACCGCTGGATATAAAGGTTTATGGAATAAAAAGAGTGGATATCCAAATAAATTTTTTTTTAAAGCGGTGGATAGTAGATTGGAAAATATTATAGAGGATAAGTTAAATGCTGAAATTAGACCAATTGGAAGTAAAGCTGGAAGTTTAATTTCAGCAATGGCGAAAAAAATGGGCTTGAGAGAAGGTATTGCTGTGGCTGTAGGAAATGTGGATGCACATGTGGCAGTACCAGCAGTGAATATTGTAGAAGAAGGTAAAATGCTGATGGTTATGGGAACATCTACTTGCCATTTAGTGCTTGGAAAGGAAGAAAAGTTCATTGAAGGCGTTTGTGGTGTTGTAGCTGATGGAATTATACAGAATTATTATGGCTATGAAGCAGGTCAAGCAGCGGTTGGGGATATTTTTCAGTGGTTTGTGGCAAATGCTATGCCAAAAGCATATTTTGAGGAAGCAGAAAATAAGGGAATAGATATTTATTGTTTACTTGAGGAAAAAGCAGCAAGGTTAAAGCCAGGACAAAGTGGACTTTTAGCATTAGATTGGTGGAATGGAAGCAGATCTGTTCTTATGGACTCAGATTTGACAGGTATTATCCTTGGATACAATATTCTTACTAAACCTGAGGAGGTATATCGGGCTTTAGTGGAAGCCACAGCTTTTGGAACTAATCGAATTGTTGAGGCTTTTAATAATGGAGGTGTAGAAATAAAAGAACTATATGCATGTGGAGGTTTGGCAGAAAAAAATAAGATGCTTATGCAAATTTATGCAGATGTTACAAATATGGAAATTCGAATCTCAGATTCAGCACAAACACCAGCACTGGGTGCAGCAATTTTTGGTGCAGTGGCTGCTGGAAAAGAAAATGGAGGGTATGATACTATTTTCGACGCAGCAAAAAATATGGCAAGGCTAAAAGAAAATGTATATAAACCAATTGCAAGCAACGTTCAGATATATAAAAAGCTGTATATAGAGTATAGAAAGCTTCATGATTATTTTGGACTTGGAGAAAATAATGTAATGAAGACTTTGAAAAATCTTAAAAAAGACACATTAGATTAA
- the rhaB gene encoding rhamnulokinase has product MENSNTAASQFLAFDFGASSGRAILGEIKENKLTLKEIHRFSNEPVIFSKHLQWDILRLCHEVKQGILKCKNEGIHIRSIGVDTWGVDFGLLDEEGELMGNSYHYRDERTQGMMEKCFTKIPKEELFKETGLQFASYNTIYQLLSMAEKRDKKLYDAKTLLLMPDLINYMLTGEKVSEFTEVTTTQLYDYTKSCWKENILEKLNIPKHIFTGIIKPGMTVGSLKEDICRELNVPSIKVIAVGGHDTASAVAAVPAVGENHVFISSGTWSLLGIENDRPIINDKVYKYNFTNEGGVNDKVLLLKNIMGLWILQECKRDWEKQGKIIGFPELVSLGASEEGGKSFIDPDHELFYGPGNMPEKVKEFCRNTNQIIPESIGEIVRCVEESLALKYRWAIEKLEEITSKKIDTVHMVGGGIQDTLLCQLTANTTGKRVVAGPVEATAIGNIIVQAQASGIIKDVAHGKEIIRNSFEMVEYKAMDNEKYAVNYERFLKIISQNK; this is encoded by the coding sequence ATGGAAAATTCAAATACTGCTGCTTCTCAATTTCTTGCTTTTGATTTTGGGGCAAGTAGTGGACGTGCTATTCTTGGCGAAATCAAAGAGAACAAACTAACATTAAAAGAAATACACCGATTTTCAAATGAACCAGTAATATTTTCAAAACACCTACAGTGGGATATATTAAGACTTTGTCATGAAGTGAAACAAGGAATATTAAAATGTAAAAATGAGGGAATCCATATAAGAAGTATAGGAGTAGATACCTGGGGTGTAGATTTTGGTCTGTTAGATGAAGAGGGAGAATTAATGGGAAATTCTTACCATTATAGAGATGAAAGAACTCAGGGAATGATGGAAAAGTGTTTTACAAAAATCCCCAAAGAAGAGTTATTTAAAGAAACAGGACTCCAATTTGCATCCTATAATACTATTTACCAATTGTTATCTATGGCCGAGAAGAGAGACAAAAAACTTTATGATGCCAAAACACTTTTACTTATGCCGGATCTAATAAATTATATGCTAACGGGAGAAAAGGTATCGGAATTTACAGAAGTTACAACTACACAATTATATGATTATACAAAATCTTGTTGGAAAGAAAATATTTTAGAAAAATTAAATATTCCAAAGCATATATTTACGGGGATTATAAAACCAGGAATGACTGTGGGGTCTTTAAAAGAAGATATTTGTAGGGAATTGAATGTTCCATCTATAAAAGTTATTGCAGTAGGTGGGCATGATACTGCGTCAGCAGTAGCTGCAGTTCCAGCAGTGGGAGAAAATCACGTATTCATAAGCAGCGGTACATGGTCCTTGCTTGGCATAGAAAATGATAGACCTATTATAAATGATAAAGTATATAAATACAATTTTACAAATGAAGGTGGAGTAAATGATAAGGTTTTACTGTTAAAAAATATTATGGGCTTATGGATTCTCCAAGAATGTAAAAGAGATTGGGAAAAACAAGGGAAAATTATTGGATTTCCAGAATTGGTGAGTTTAGGCGCCTCTGAAGAAGGTGGTAAATCATTTATAGACCCTGATCATGAATTGTTTTATGGACCAGGAAATATGCCAGAGAAGGTAAAAGAATTTTGTAGGAACACAAATCAAATTATACCAGAGAGTATTGGTGAGATTGTTAGATGTGTAGAGGAAAGCCTAGCATTAAAATACAGATGGGCAATTGAAAAATTAGAAGAGATTACCTCTAAGAAAATAGATACTGTTCATATGGTGGGTGGAGGAATACAGGATACACTATTATGTCAATTAACTGCAAATACTACAGGGAAAAGAGTAGTAGCTGGGCCAGTAGAAGCAACTGCAATTGGAAATATAATTGTACAGGCACAGGCTTCAGGTATAATTAAAGATGTGGCTCATGGAAAAGAAATTATAAGGAATTCTTTTGAAATGGTAGAATATAAAGCAATGGATAATGAAAAATATGCAGTAAATTATGAAAGGTTTTTAAAAATAATATCTCAAAACAAATAA